Below is a genomic region from Bacillus mycoides.
TATGAAGCTAGAAATGAAGAAGTTTAAGCTTGGATGGTATGTAAGGGGAGTAATTATTGCAAATATCGCTATACTGGCATTATTGACCTCTATGAGCATCGTTTCTCAAATAGAAGGAGATCCAGAAATAAGAGATCCGCAGATGATTTTGTTAGCGGTTAGTACATTAGTAAGAGCAACATTTATTATTTTTGGTAGTGTGTTAATCGCAAGGTTAATAATTAGTGAATATAAAAATAAAACAATACTACTTATGTTTTCTTATCCAATTAACCGAAAGAAAATGATGGTTAGTAAGTTGGCCATTACAGCAACATTAACATTTATAACAGTTATTTTATCGAACATTTTAGTAGTAGGAATTTTCTTTGGGATAGATAGTTATTTTTCAATTCTTCCTAATCCATTTACAGTAGATCAATTGATGCAAGAAGGAATAAAACTGGTTCCTTTAGCCATTGCAACTGCGGGAATGAGTTTAATCCCATTATATTTCGGAATGCGTAAACGTTCAGTGCCAACTACAATTGTTTCATCCCTTATCGTTGTATCAATTGCAATGAATAGCAACCCAACGTTTCCTACAGCAACTTTTCTTCCCCTTCAACTAGCATTGGCAGCAATTGGATTTGCGATTGCATATTACGGAATTAAAAATATAGAGAAGGAAGATGTAACAGTATGACAAGAATAAGAAAAAAGAATTGGCGTTACACCAACTCTTTTTTGTATATGTATGCTTCATTACTACTCTGTATATTTGTAGTGTTTACTTAAATATTCTTGAACTCCTGGAGAAATGTTAAAGTTATTTGGACCTTTATATTCGATAGTAAACTCTCCATCTTCATTTGTTTCAAAGGAGATTGCATAGCTATCTATTTTAGAATCGTAAGAAGTATTTTTGACTTTTGCATCTAGATTAAAGTATTTTGTAATATACTCTTTTGATTCAGCAATTGCTGTTTGTTTTCCCCAAGGGGTACCATAACTTGTGAAATAAAGAGATACACCGATAACTCCAATGATAGAAGTTAGTAAGAGAGTTCTTATTGTTATTTTTTTGTTTTTTGTATTCAATTTAGTTCCCTCCAATTAATATGAATTTATCTTAACGTATTTTCTCATAAAATACCATTTAGTAGAAAATAGTTTCACATGAAACAAGTTACAGAAAAAGACAAGGTGCATAAACACCTTGTCTTTTTCTGTCGTTACATTTGGGGAGCTTCCATTCCAGTAGCAGCCCATTCTTCTTTGGAAGGACCGTATACGCCAGGGACTTTTAATCCAGCTTGACGCATTAAAACAGTCATCTGCCCGCGGTGGTGATTTTGATGATTAATGAGTGTCATTAAAAATATAGAATTCGGCATAGGGCGACCAAAGAAGTCATTAATAGTAGCTAAGTCTTTATCAGTCCATTCACTTTGAAGCGTTTCAACAAAAGCTGCATTCACATTGCGATATCCATCTGCAATTGTTTTTGCTGAAGTTGGTACAGGATAATCTTTCGTTTCTCCTTCAAACTTAAGTCCTGTCCCTGATAGCATAATAGGAAGTGCTGTAACGATATGCCAAGCGACTCTCCCTAAAGTCCAGTGCCCAGGTGCAATTTCTTGTGATAAAGATTCATCGGTTAATGCATCGAGCATCTTCTGAGTAGACTCAGCCTCGTATGTCCATGATGTTAAAAAATCTTCAATAGTTTGGTACATAGTTATCCCTCCTGTTTTTCGCTCGTATATTAAATTCGTGAGAGATAATATAATCCCTGTTTCATAAGCGATACTTAATTAAGCATTGCTACAATATAAAAATAATTAGAGAATATTTGTAAAAGTGTCAGAAAACCGCTCTATTCATTCGTATATATGATGAATAGAGAATGGAGTAAAGAGTGGTGATAAGGGTGAAGGATATAGAAATAGTAGAAGGTCTTCGAAAACAAGACATGTTAGCGTTACATACAGTCATTGATCAATATGGAGATTTAATTTATAAGGTGGTTCATAGTGTTTTAGATACGGCACAGAGTAAGGTGCTAGTGGATGAATGTGTTGACGATATTTTATTAATCGTTTGGTACAACATTAATAGTTATGATGAAAATCGTGGGAAGATTAGAAATTGGCTTATATCTGTTGCGAAATTTAAAGCCATTGATTATAAACGAAAAAGTAATAAGGTCTATCAATTACAAGAGTTTCAGCAAGACATATATGTAGAAGGAAAAAATGTTAATTTAAAAAAAGAAGAGCTAGATTGTAATTTTTTCGTTTTGATTAAAGAATTGAACGAAGAAGATAAGAAAATTTTTATAAAAAGGTATTTAGATGAATATAGTGTACAAGAAATAGCGCTTGAGTTCGGTATGACACGAGATACGGTGTATAGCAGGCTTTCAAGAGGGAGAAAAAATTGAAGAAGATGTTGGGAGGGAATAGGGATGAATAAAGAAAAGTTCCTTCAGGAATTAAATAATTTGCAGTATAGTGATGATTTTGTAGATGACGATATAAATGATGAAAAAATAGATGAAAAGAAAATAAATCGTACAAAAGAAGTTGTAACAAAAAAAATTTTAATGAAACGATGTCATGAGGTTGTAAAAGAAGGATTACAGGGAAGTGAAGAGATTTTATATAGTATGTTTGCTGAAAATCCTCGCGTGAAAAATTGGCAGACAGGAACAGCGATGAGCTTAGGGGTAGGCGTTCTTACAATGAACTTCGGTATTAATAATATGCTAATCGTTACAAATGAACGATTGTACGTGTTTTTTGTCGATCGTTATTATAATGACGTTGATCTAAAGGTATGTTTATTAAATGAAATAGCTTCTATGAAAACAATATTAGACCGTAAAGGTGGAAGTGAATTTCTGTATATAAAGTATAAAAATAATAGAGAATACGTATTGTTAGGAAACGCTGATGATTACAGAGAGCTATTTCAAATAGTAGGTGGATTGAAAATGGCAAGCGGAATAGAACTAAGGTTACAGGATAAGAAATTAAAGAGACAGTTAACTTTAAAACGAAGTGTGTTTAATATAATCATGTATTCAATTGTTATATACTTTATTTACAAAGCTTATATTAATTTTATCCCGCATTAACGGACAGTAAAACCCCCACTGATTAAAGCTTCGCTTTTGCATCTGCAAAGTGATCGTTATTGCTTGTTGATGGATCGAACATAACTGTAGGAGCGATTTGCTCTAATTCGTTTTTAATTGCTTTACCACGGAATGAAGTTATGATAATTAAATCTGGTTTTAGACGGCTGATTTCCTCTAAGTTTGGTTGTTGAAGTGTCCCAACATCTACAACATCCTTACTCGGTTTTGTTTCTGTATTTACCCATGTATTATAATTCTTAATGTCTGCCATCCATACTGGCTGAACACCAAGTGCTAATAAGTCTTCTGAATATCCCCACTCAAGTACAACAACTTTTTTCGCTGATTTATCTAACTTCGTTTCCCCTTCAGCGTGTTTAATTGTTATAGCTTGATTTGTATTGTCCGCTTTTGTTTCTTTTTTCTCCTTTTTTTGTTGTTTGTATCTGATATACGATTTATACAAATTTTAATATATTGTATTGAAGTGCATACGTGTATCAAGGTTGAAGGAGCTGAAATTCCTTTAATGAGGAAGGCGAAAGTACAAGCGAAGGGAGAGCGTATTGCATGTAATATTTATTAGAATGTAAGGAAAAAAACTTTGTTTATAAAAGGTTTGTTCCAGAGCGGGTAGTTGATAAGGAAAATAAAAACTGATTTTTATTAGAAAGATATTTTTAATTAGTGGGCTTACTTAAAAAATCGAACACGAAGGAGGGTCAACATGTCTTTATGGAGTAATAATGCAAATGGATATTGTGGATGTAATAATCAAAATGGTGTGCATGTTGATTCATGCTGTTTTAGTTGCGATGGGACAGTTCCTAAGCTCGGTCCAACAGGCGAAACGGGAGCAACAGGAGCAACAGGAGCAACAGGAGCAACAGGAGCAACAGGAGCAACAGGAGCAACAGGAGCAACAGGAGCAACAGGAGCAACAGGAGCAACAGGAGCAACAGGAGCAACAGGAGCAACAGGAGCAACAGGAGCAACAGGAGCAACGGGAGCAACGGGAGCGACAGGAGCAACGGGAGCGACAGGAGCAACGGGAGCGACAGGAGCAACAGGAGCAACGGGAATAACGGGAGCAACAGGAGCAACGGGAATAACGGGAGCAACGGGTCCAACGGGAGCGACAGGTCCAACAGGCCCAACAGGAGCAACAGGAGCAACGGGAGTAACAGGAGCAACGGGTGAAACAGGAGCGACGGGAGTAACAGGTACAAGTATAACTGCGACGTATGCATTTGCGAATAATACATCAGGAGCGGCAATATCAGTGCTTCTTGGTGGAACAAATGTCCCACTTCCAAATAATCAGAATATCGGTCCAGGAATTACAGTTTCGGGGGGGAACACAGTATTTACGGCCGCAAATGCAGGGAATTATTATATTTCATATACAATTAATATAACGGCCTCATTATTAGTCAGTTCGCGAATTACAATTAATGGGGCACCGCTTGCTGGGACTATCAACTCTCCTGCATTAGCAACGACTTCATTTAGTGCAACAATTATTACGACTCTTGCAGCGGGGAGTGCAATTAGTTTGCAGTTGTTTGGATTGTTAGCTGTTGCCACGTTATCAACGACTACACCTGGTGCAGTTTTAACGATTATAAGATTAAGCTAAGTAACGTGAACTCTCTTATTCTTTTAAAATGAGGAGAGTTTCTACATATAATAAGAAGTTAAGGAAGTAAAGCATAGTTATAAAAAAGTCAGAATATTATGATTGTAACGATGTTACGACTATAATATAATGAAAACAACCATCATGAATGAACATTCATTTATTTTCACAAGTATTGGAAGGGGGAATGAGAGTGGAAAAACCTTGGTTGCAGAGTTATCCAGAGGAAATCCCAGGTACGATTTCATATGATATTCAGCCACTTCATGGATATTTAGAGAAAATGGCTGCTCGTTATCCAGAAAAGAAAGCGCTTCACTTTTTAGGTAAAGATGTTACATTTTCAGATTTCCATGACAAGGTAAAGAAATTTGCGAATTACCTTCAAAGGCTTGGTATTGAAAAAGGCGATAGAGTTGCGATTATGTTACCGAATTGTCCGCAATCTGTAATTGGTTATTATGGTACTTTGCTTGCGGGGGGGATTGTTGTACAAACGAATCCTCTTTATACAGAAAGAGAGCTTGAGTACCAACTTCATGACTCAGGGGCAAAAGTTATTCTTTGCCTGGATTTAGTGTTTCCGAGAGTTACTAATGTTCAAACGGCAACAAAGCTTGAGCATATTATCGTAACCCGTATTGCAGATTTTTTACCATTCCCTAAAAATTTACTTTATCCATTTGTACAAAAAAAGCAGGCAAATCTTGTTGTGAATGTGTCGGAAAGTGAAACGATTCATCTTTGGAAATCGGTAGAAAGAGAAAGTAATGCTGATGTTGAAGTTTCATGTGATCCTGAAAATGATCTAGCCCTTTTGCAGTATACAGGGGGAACGACAGGGTTTCCAAAAGGGGTTATGTTAACGCATAAAAACCTCGTTTCGAACACTTTAATGGGAGCGCATTGGTTATATAATTGTAAAGAAGGAGAAGAGGTAATTCTTGGTGTTCTTCCGTTTTTTCATGTGTACGGGATGACAGCTGTAATGAATTTAAGTATTATGCAAGGATATAAAATGGTGCTTATTCCGAAGTTTGATATGAAAATGGTTTTTGAAGCAATTAAGAAACATAAAGTTACACTATTTCCAGGAGCACCAACCATTTATATTGCTCTATTAAATAGTCCTCTTTTAAAAGAATATGATATTTCTTCAATTCAGGCTTGTATTAGTGGTTCTGCACCGCTTCCTGTAGAAGTGCAGGAGGAGTTTGAGAGAGTTACAGGTGGTAAATTAGTAGAGGGTTATGGATTAACGGAGTCATCACCAGTTACACATGGGAATTTTTTGTGGGAAAAGCGTGTGCCGGGAAGTATTGGGGTACCGTGGCCGGATACAGAGGCAATCATCATGTCACTTGAAACAGGAGAGTCATTACCTCCAGGTGAAATTGGTGAAATTGTTGTAAAGGGCCCACAAATTATGAAAGGGTATTGGAATAAGCCAGAAGAAACGGCAGCTGTACTGCAAGATGGCTGGCTCCATACAGGTGATGTAGGATACATGGATGAGGATGGCTTTTTCTATGTGAAAGATCGTAAGAAAGATATGATCGTTGCTAGTGGCTTTAACGTATATCCTCGTGAAGTAGAAGAAGTGTTATATGAACACGAAAAGGTGCAAGAAGTGGTAACAATCGGTGTTCCTGATCCGTATCGAGGGGAAACTGTAAAAGCGTTTGTTGTTTTGAAAGAAGGCGCTGAGTGTTCTGAAGAAGAATTAGATCAGTTTGCACGTAAATATTTAGCAGCTTACAAAGTTCCGAAGGTATATGAGTTTAGAAGTGAGTTGCCGAAGACGACAGTCGGAAAAATTTTACGCCGTGTCCTAATAGATGAAGAGAAGAGAAAGAATGAGGATGAGCAAACGGGCTAAGGCCCTTTCTTTTTGAAAAAATAGGATTGACACTTTTCTAAATAGTCAGTATTATAAGAATATGAATGACTATTCATTCAGTCATCTTCTTGAAGGGGACAGTAAAGTGAAGAAAAATAGACCGAAATACAATCAGATTATTGATGCTGCAGTCATTGTGATTGCGGAGAATGGATACCATCAAGCGCAAGTTTCTAAAATTGCAAAGCAAGCTGGGGTAGCTGATGGCACGATTTATTTATATTTTAAAAATAAAGAAGATATATTAATATCCTTATTCCAAGAGAAGATGGGAGAATTTGTTGAAACAATTCGTCAAAAAATAGCAGGAATTGAAAGCGCTGTAGCGAAGTTATTCATGTTGGTAGAAACGCACTTCTTGCTGTTGTCACAAAATGATCCTCTTGCTATCGTTACGCAATTAGAGCTAAGGCAGTCCAATCAAGACTTGCGCCTTAAAATAAATGAAGTATTAAAAGGCTACTTACAAGTTATGGATGAGATTTTAGAGACAGGTATAAAGCAAGGTGAATTTCAGGCGGATTTAAACGTTCGCGTGGCAAGACAAATGATCTTTGGAACAGTAGATGAAGTTGTGACCAATTGGGTAATGAGCGATCATAAGTATGATCTGGTCGCACTTTCAAAAACGGTACATGGGCTACTTATTGCAGCTTGTGGTTATCGTCAATAATGGGAGGGATCATGTTGAA
It encodes:
- a CDS encoding TetR/AcrR family transcriptional regulator: MNDYSFSHLLEGDSKVKKNRPKYNQIIDAAVIVIAENGYHQAQVSKIAKQAGVADGTIYLYFKNKEDILISLFQEKMGEFVETIRQKIAGIESAVAKLFMLVETHFLLLSQNDPLAIVTQLELRQSNQDLRLKINEVLKGYLQVMDEILETGIKQGEFQADLNVRVARQMIFGTVDEVVTNWVMSDHKYDLVALSKTVHGLLIAACGYRQ
- a CDS encoding DinB family protein codes for the protein MYQTIEDFLTSWTYEAESTQKMLDALTDESLSQEIAPGHWTLGRVAWHIVTALPIMLSGTGLKFEGETKDYPVPTSAKTIADGYRNVNAAFVETLQSEWTDKDLATINDFFGRPMPNSIFLMTLINHQNHHRGQMTVLMRQAGLKVPGVYGPSKEEWAATGMEAPQM
- a CDS encoding ABC transporter permease is translated as MLRLMKLEMKKFKLGWYVRGVIIANIAILALLTSMSIVSQIEGDPEIRDPQMILLAVSTLVRATFIIFGSVLIARLIISEYKNKTILLMFSYPINRKKMMVSKLAITATLTFITVILSNILVVGIFFGIDSYFSILPNPFTVDQLMQEGIKLVPLAIATAGMSLIPLYFGMRKRSVPTTIVSSLIVVSIAMNSNPTFPTATFLPLQLALAAIGFAIAYYGIKNIEKEDVTV
- a CDS encoding BclA C-terminal domain-containing protein is translated as MSLWSNNANGYCGCNNQNGVHVDSCCFSCDGTVPKLGPTGETGATGATGATGATGATGATGATGATGATGATGATGATGATGATGATGATGATGATGATGATGATGATGATGATGATGITGATGATGITGATGPTGATGPTGPTGATGATGVTGATGETGATGVTGTSITATYAFANNTSGAAISVLLGGTNVPLPNNQNIGPGITVSGGNTVFTAANAGNYYISYTINITASLLVSSRITINGAPLAGTINSPALATTSFSATIITTLAAGSAISLQLFGLLAVATLSTTTPGAVLTIIRLS
- a CDS encoding long-chain-fatty-acid--CoA ligase, with protein sequence MEKPWLQSYPEEIPGTISYDIQPLHGYLEKMAARYPEKKALHFLGKDVTFSDFHDKVKKFANYLQRLGIEKGDRVAIMLPNCPQSVIGYYGTLLAGGIVVQTNPLYTERELEYQLHDSGAKVILCLDLVFPRVTNVQTATKLEHIIVTRIADFLPFPKNLLYPFVQKKQANLVVNVSESETIHLWKSVERESNADVEVSCDPENDLALLQYTGGTTGFPKGVMLTHKNLVSNTLMGAHWLYNCKEGEEVILGVLPFFHVYGMTAVMNLSIMQGYKMVLIPKFDMKMVFEAIKKHKVTLFPGAPTIYIALLNSPLLKEYDISSIQACISGSAPLPVEVQEEFERVTGGKLVEGYGLTESSPVTHGNFLWEKRVPGSIGVPWPDTEAIIMSLETGESLPPGEIGEIVVKGPQIMKGYWNKPEETAAVLQDGWLHTGDVGYMDEDGFFYVKDRKKDMIVASGFNVYPREVEEVLYEHEKVQEVVTIGVPDPYRGETVKAFVVLKEGAECSEEELDQFARKYLAAYKVPKVYEFRSELPKTTVGKILRRVLIDEEKRKNEDEQTG